Genomic DNA from Peribacillus simplex NBRC 15720 = DSM 1321:
AATCCTAATCCATTGGCTAAATATTGAAGGACCTCCACTTCACGTTTGCTTAGAAGGTAAGTGGGAGGGGCAGAATCCAATGTCGAACCGACAGCCAAATTCAAATAATGGGAAAGCTTCATTAAATCATTCTTGGTAACAGGCTCGTTGGCGTGAATGGGGTCAACCAACACTAAACCGATGGCCATGTCATTCACAATTATCGGAATGATTGCCAATGAAGAAATGGAAAATCTTTTAACGTATTTTGCGGGGATGGAGGATTTCGCATGTTGGATGGTTAAGTATATGGGTTTGTTATGGATGACTGCTTGGTGGATTGGGTATATATCATGAATATTTTCTTTAACATTATGTAATGAAAAGGTATCTTCACTTGTACATGCACATATTCCTTCACCCATTCCTGTTAAACATGAGTAACTGAATAAAGATGCTCGTTGA
This window encodes:
- a CDS encoding response regulator transcription factor; protein product: MLEESLMNHVKKISHQKDMANKSQMIVKGCVDFFSFQRASLFSYSCLTGMGEGICACTSEDTFSLHNVKENIHDIYPIHQAVIHNKPIYLTIQHAKSSIPAKYVKRFSISSLAIIPIIVNDMAIGLVLVDPIHANEPVTKNDLMKLSHYLNLAVGSTLDSAPPTYLLSKREVEVLQYLANGLGLKQMAPKMSVSEFTVRDHISSAIRKLGVNHRTEAVAVAIRHKMIM